From the genome of Desulfovibrio gilichinskyi, one region includes:
- a CDS encoding 1-deoxy-D-xylulose-5-phosphate reductoisomerase, producing the protein MKTYISPWPATAKLPAFPRTISILGCTGSIGTSTLKVIEQHPDLFKITALAGGRNAKLLAQQAIKHRPAYLAVLTDKIAEELKQLLPADYKPEILTGPEAYVTLASLDEVDVVLSSIVGAAGFEPTLAAAKKGKMIALANKESLVLGGHIIRATCHATGATILPVDSEHNALFQGLAGHNGSDVSRLILTASGGPFRGKSKEFLKNVTREQALNHPNWDMGAKISIDSATLMNKGLEVIEACHLYGLPPEQIDVVVHPQSIIHSLVEYVDGSQLGHLGLPNMQIPIAYSICFPKVVPLDLKSLNLAEIGTLTFEKPDLEVFPCLKLAFEAFSAGQSHPIVLNAANEVAVDLFLHEKIGFTDIPSIIDSALEQHTSCDVSEAGAVLELDVKTRRDVMNSIA; encoded by the coding sequence TTGAAAACATACATATCTCCTTGGCCTGCTACTGCAAAACTGCCCGCTTTCCCTAGAACAATTTCTATTCTGGGCTGCACTGGATCAATCGGCACAAGCACACTGAAAGTAATTGAGCAGCACCCTGATCTTTTTAAAATAACAGCTCTTGCAGGCGGCAGAAACGCTAAACTTTTAGCGCAGCAGGCAATCAAGCACCGCCCTGCATACCTTGCAGTCCTTACAGACAAAATAGCTGAAGAATTAAAACAGTTGCTCCCCGCAGACTACAAACCTGAAATTCTCACAGGACCCGAAGCATATGTCACATTAGCTTCACTTGATGAAGTCGATGTTGTTCTTTCTTCTATTGTAGGTGCAGCCGGATTCGAGCCGACTCTTGCCGCAGCGAAAAAAGGCAAAATGATTGCTTTGGCTAATAAAGAATCACTGGTTCTTGGCGGGCACATTATCAGGGCCACCTGTCATGCAACAGGCGCGACGATTTTACCAGTCGATTCAGAACACAACGCGTTGTTTCAGGGTCTTGCAGGTCATAACGGATCGGACGTAAGCAGACTTATTCTTACAGCTTCCGGCGGCCCTTTCCGCGGTAAAAGTAAAGAATTTCTTAAAAATGTTACCCGCGAACAAGCCCTCAACCATCCCAACTGGGATATGGGAGCAAAGATCAGCATAGACTCCGCAACCCTTATGAACAAAGGACTTGAGGTTATTGAAGCTTGTCATTTATACGGGCTGCCGCCTGAACAGATTGATGTAGTTGTGCACCCTCAAAGTATTATTCATTCACTTGTTGAATACGTTGACGGTTCACAGCTCGGACATCTGGGTCTTCCTAACATGCAGATTCCGATTGCATACAGCATCTGCTTCCCGAAGGTAGTTCCTCTTGATTTGAAATCTTTGAACCTTGCAGAAATAGGGACTCTGACTTTTGAAAAACCTGACCTTGAGGTTTTCCCCTGTTTGAAATTGGCATTTGAAGCTTTCTCCGCAGGACAAAGCCACCCTATCGTATTGAACGCGGCCAATGAAGTGGCTGTTGATCTCTTTTTGCACGAAAAAATCGGATTCACTGACATCCCCTCAATAATAGACTCAGCACTGGAACAGCATACATCCTGCGACGTAAGTGAAGCAGGAGCTGTTCTGGAACTTGACGTCAAAACCAGACGCGATGTTATGAATTCTATCGCTTAA
- the rseP gene encoding RIP metalloprotease RseP: MTWIFYFILVLGGLIFFHELGHFAVARLLGIGVKTFSLGFGPKLAGFSIGKTEYKLSLIPLGGYVSLAGEERNMDKDSEFSSGQLFMNRPPWHRMLVVAAGPVFNFILAWIIFWGIILTNGQMGMTPEVGNLQPDGPALQAGIQTGDNVISINGKKIVFWSDLAETIQTSKTDSLDFIISRNGEQKNIIITPQVQELKNLFGETIRVPVVGIVASGNTKTVKLSGISGAKAAVIQTWVVTKLICTSIVKMVERVVPMDSIGGPIMIAQAIKQQSERGLLELLQFTAFISINLGLLNLLPIPVLDGGHLLFFGLETVLRRPLSEKLQSAATRVGLLFLFSLMAFAIFNDLVRTFK, from the coding sequence ATGACATGGATATTTTATTTCATACTGGTTCTCGGCGGTTTAATCTTCTTTCATGAGTTAGGTCATTTTGCCGTCGCCCGTTTGCTCGGAATCGGAGTAAAAACCTTTTCACTCGGCTTCGGCCCGAAACTTGCCGGATTTTCAATCGGAAAAACAGAGTACAAATTATCACTGATTCCTCTCGGAGGTTATGTAAGCCTTGCCGGAGAGGAACGAAATATGGACAAGGACTCAGAGTTCAGTTCCGGACAACTATTCATGAACCGCCCACCGTGGCACAGAATGCTTGTTGTTGCAGCAGGACCTGTTTTCAACTTTATTCTGGCATGGATAATCTTCTGGGGAATAATTCTGACTAATGGTCAGATGGGGATGACGCCAGAAGTGGGTAATCTGCAACCTGACGGACCGGCTCTTCAGGCCGGAATTCAAACTGGTGACAATGTAATTTCCATAAACGGGAAAAAAATTGTGTTCTGGAGTGATCTTGCTGAAACCATTCAAACCAGTAAAACAGATTCCCTTGATTTTATAATATCCAGAAACGGTGAACAGAAAAATATTATAATTACTCCGCAAGTTCAGGAACTTAAAAATCTTTTCGGTGAAACAATCCGAGTCCCTGTTGTTGGAATTGTCGCTTCCGGCAATACTAAAACTGTTAAGCTTAGCGGAATATCCGGCGCAAAAGCGGCGGTTATACAGACGTGGGTTGTAACAAAACTGATCTGCACAAGTATTGTTAAAATGGTTGAAAGAGTCGTGCCGATGGATTCAATCGGCGGGCCGATCATGATAGCGCAAGCCATTAAACAACAGTCTGAACGCGGATTACTTGAACTGCTTCAGTTTACCGCCTTCATCAGCATAAACCTGGGGTTGCTTAACTTACTGCCGATTCCAGTGCTTGACGGTGGACACCTGCTATTCTTCGGACTGGAAACTGTTTTACGCAGACCGCTGAGTGAAAAACTTCAGAGCGCGGCAACCCGTGTCGGCCTGCTCTTCCTGTTTTCCCTGATGGCTTTTGCTATCTTTAACGATTTAGTCCGAACGTTTAAATAA